TACACATCAGaaggaaaagataaaaagatttaaaatagGGCAACAtgacagcacagtggtttgcacagcctcacagcaaggaggttccAGTGTTAAACAGGATTCAACCACAGAACCCTGTGTCTGGAGCAGTTCTCCCgtgtctgcgtgggttttctctgggtggtccggcttcctcccacagtgcaaacacatggttggggttaggctaactggtgactctaaattgcccatgtGAAAGTGAATGTGAGCGTTTGTCTGTGTGAGTATTTGTCAAGAagtcaaactaaaataaaaccatattGGTAAAGGAAAACTGAACATATATTCTgtgatcaaaataaaagctcacaCATATATGAGCATATGCATGCTTGCACAAATGTTccttagttttttttattgcactggCCAGAAGCCCAGTTTGAGGTAACACAGTAGCATCATGTGaacacagagataaacacagGATTACAAGTAACTGCTGTTAGGAGGGTAGACCTAAAGACCCCAGGGTTATAGCCCCAGGCAGCAGAGTAAAGTTTCAGACTGGTAAGAGACTAGTAATGTGATCTGAGGGATCGGCGTGCAAGCACTCCGTGTAGGAACgtggagagaaactgtaaaacCAGACGGACCATCTCCCTGGGTCATCTACCCTGGGTCCTGCTTtgtagaaataaacacacatgtcCTTAGGACAGATTCCATCTAATTTCAGTCAGCatgctgtttgtgcttttctgtcTGCACTATGTGAAATGGTTGTTATCCTTTGTACCATTTGGCCTTAGGACACCAGGTCAGAGACAGTGGGGTCTTCAACAACAAAGCATATGGTTGAACACACTGTAAAGCCATTACCTCTGTTGACTGTAGTCTCTAATGTAGGATGCAAATTGTCTGATCAGTAGATTTatggaaaaatacattaaaagaaATGTTGACCTGTGAAAAAAATCATAAGTGTGGGATAAAGCCTATATTATAGTGGAACTGTAATAAATTCCCAAGGATTTCATTTTATAGCATGCATAGTTAATTCACACATTAGGTAATATATTTGAGTTATTTCAAGATGAGAGTTTACTGAATTAATGGAGTTTCTGTGCTTAACCTGTTTTGTGTGGGCAGTACAAAACGTAAAACTGTGACATTGTTTGCAAAGTGAAAATTTCCTTCTATTGaaactttttgttgttgttgtagttgttCTATATATTTGAAGCCCCTTCTGCAAATTAGACCCTAGCAAGAGGCCCTGGCAGTTGTGTAGTATGTCCTTGTGAGTAGGCAATGTCATGGCATAACTCTGCACGTATGGTTTGCAGTCAACAGAAACAGCTACTGTTCAAATCCTGAGCCAACCTTGACACTGATATCGATGCTGTGGTCAAACTGTCTGGGCTTTCAGACACAGATGACATTTTCCAGGTCAGACATTAGAAAGTGCAATGGGCAACAACCAAGACTGTTGTTCTCTTCAATATTTGAGGATAATAAACAACCTATTCCTGGATCTGTTTATTAAGTACAACCTACATTGACCTTTATGTATTCTGGTGGTAGCAGCGGTGCTGGCACGAAGCTGTTAATAGAGTTATCGCGCTCGCATCTGAAGTTGTTAATGTCACCCTGTTTGCCAGACACTATTAAGTTGTGGCATAGAAATCTAATAATCTGGCTCATCCAGATCATCTTGTGGTCAGGGGTTTATTGATAGTAATATGACCTTTTCACTATTTGTGAACAGAAGTTACTGTCTAGGGTATCCAATTTGTGAAAAGTTGTGCCATAGGCCAAAAGAAAGTAGTCCTATACTACATGGCTATTGGACCCAGTGTGAAGTGTATGTTAGTGTTGGGTGTTTCCTGGACAAATTCTAGGGGGCAATGAGGATCCCAGGCTGTCCCACACATGGAACTGTCTGTCAGCCAGTaaagcaggaagaggaggaggggcaTTGGAAAAATTACAGCTGCAGCACAATGGTTGCAGAAACTACTTTCTGAAAagatccatccattcattcatccatccattttctataccctcttattcctaaccagggtcatggggatctgctggagcctatcccagctctttttcaggtagaaggcaggggtacaccctggacaggttttCTGCAAAGatgttaaaggaaaaaaaaaaacaaacagttcatTTAATGATGGTCTATGCAGATAAGATTAAATACTTGTTTAAGCATGTATTTTTAAAGGTAAATAGGAACTAATATAAAAGCGCAACATCCAGTAAAAGGTGACCATTCATCTTATCAGAACAGTAAAAAGGATGGGTGAATGCAAGAAGAATGCTAGTTTTCTTCTTTACATGCCTCTGAATCACAGCAGCCAGTGTCCTTCCTTTGCCAGCTTTATTTACACGTCTTCTTCATAAAGCAACACTGTGGTAAGAGAATATCTAAAACCATGGGGTGGAGCGAGAGAAAGGAATGATGAGCAATGCAGGTCACTATACTTGACAGCCTGGAGGGATTTGTATCAAGTGTGTGAAATGTCTGGGGCCAGTCAGCTGACGAGAAAACTGATTATCACTGCTGCACTACCGCCAGGGCGCTATTAATAGTTGCAATGAGGTGGTCTGTGTCAAGGAGGGAAAATGACACAACATCTTGTGTGATAGTGTTACACTGACGTTAGACAGACTGTTTTCCCGCACAGATGGCAGTTTCAAGGTAACGCAGACATTTTTTGACGTATGCTCTGACAAGATCAATATCAATCTATCCAGCTAAAGCTTCACAGTCACTAGAAGTGGAAAGTGGGGAAACCATTAGCTTAGCTCTGTGAAAGGAACAAAGTTTGACATGTAGAATTTGATTTGATTGGAATAGTTAGTTTATGCACTTGGGTGCTGTAGTAGCTCTGAAGTCCTATCCTCATCATAATATAACTGAGAAAAACCAGACAAGAAGCTCTGTATATACTGGTCACAGCCATAATAGCATTGTAGGCAGGATTAAGTTATTTTGATTCTTTGAATGTTTCCAAAGTGATTTATAAAGGTTTTCTTCATGTATCAACACAAACTATATTTACGTTTTCTTTATTATCTCCAGCCATTCACACCCAGAAAGGCAACAGCAGGACGAGTTGTTCATATCTGTAACCTCCCAGAGGGTagctgcacagaaaatgatgtcATCAACTTGGGACTACCCTTTGGCAAAGTCACTAACTACATCCTCATGCGTTCTACACATCAGGTACAAAGCCACTGTTATAAATGGTTATCAATGTATATGTTGAAATTTTCATCCTTGGTTGCACATTAAAAATGGCACATGCatcatatgtttatttattttacacaccATTTTCATGTATCAAACAGAGCTTAACCATGTGGGATTACAGGTTGTGACtatctttacatttttggcagtgtctgtgtgcatttttaaCATTGCAATCAGTTTTTCACAGCTGGAACCTTTATGTGATATTATGTACTTTCCCATGTCTTACCAGTGATTTAACTGCTAGTACTATCAAGTTTAAAGCAATCACACTAAAATCCCGGTATTGGTTATGCAGACTAATGCAACTGTTCTGGTGATTTCATATGgaaattaaatataaagctTAGTGATGTTCATTTTCAAAGGTTTGTTGCTTTGCACTTTGACTTCTGGgatgtgaaatgtgtttgtccTGCAAGAGAGGCTATTTAACTGCCAGGAGGGGATTATTGTGTATAGAAAATTTCTGTTCTCCCATCAGGCATTTTTGGAGATGGCGTATGTTGAGGCAGCTCAGGCCATGGTTCAGTACTACCAGCTTACTCCAGCTATGATTAACAATCAGAAGCTTCTAATACGAATGTCTAAGAGGTACAAGGAATTGCAACTCAAGGTAAGACTGAAAAACTGAGTGAGCAGGAAGTTATGAGCTGTTTTAGCAAATTActaaaatgttcttttctgtaTAGAAACCAGGTAAAGATGTACAATCAATCATCCAGGATATCACCTCTCAGCGTGAACGGGGTGAGATGCAAGAACTCCAACAGTAAGGCAACTTCTCATTGCCATTTAAATCTCAAATGCATTTTTGTATCAAATTAGGTAATGTAACCAATAGTGTAGGAAATTTATGAAAATGCAATAGATTATTGCTTGCATTAAATAGGTGTGTCATCTCTGAACTGAAAAATTgcaacacaaagtacagctgtgGAAGCTTCCTCCATGTAATCCACCTATCACCTTTCTGCAGCTACATGCCCGAGAGGGCACGCTCCCGGAGCCCACTAAGCCACTCTCTGAGTCCTCATTCCCACAGTCCCAGTTTTACATCATGCAGCTCAGCCCAGAGCCCGCAGGGGGTGCCAGGCAGGGGTCCAGAACGAGGTAGCAATGGCATTGGTACCCGCCGGGGCTCTTGGGATTGGTCCTCACACTTAAGAAGGACTGAAGATGAAAGGGAGAGAGATGACCCGTGGAGGAATGGGGGAAGCATGGATGATGATCGGCCAAATGGACGTGCGGCTGACCGTCGGAAGGCCTACCAGAAACCTTTGGATCATATCACGTCAAGGTcagatgagagaggaggaggcggTGAAGGGATAAGGGGGGGCAACAGAGACTGGCATCCACGAAGCAGCCCTCAAGGCATGTCCTTCAGCTCATACAGGAACATGGAAGACAACTTCTACTCAAAGGAGCAAATGTACAAGTCAGAGAAGACTCCCAGACCTCCATACCAAAGGCACGACACAAAGCCaaagaggagagatggaggtgACTACCATGGTAGATCCAGACATTCTGAGTTTGAGATAACTGAGCAGCCTCTTCACAGAACATCAGAGGAAAAGAGGCAGATTTCACCAGGCAGGGGCAGGAgtgaaaaaacaagcagaaagcACGCCGCACCACAGAAACATGGGAGAGAAAATGCCTCTGGAAATAATGTGAGTAACTTTTGCGATTGTAcattattgtatatttacacTTTATGTGAGACACTTTTCTAGCAACTAAGTCCGTACTTTTCTCAGGATCGACACTCGAAGGAAAAATCTACTTCACCTCAGCAAAACAATAATCCGAAAGAGGCTACTGAATGTAGTAAAGATAAAGAGACAGTAAGTAAGCATTTTAATCTATATGATACGTTCAGTCATCCAGACTCAGGTTTCTGTAAATATCTTTACACCCTGGTTTTTCCTTAGGAGAAGGAGTGTGAAAGTGGAAATGACACTGATGAGGAGTCCTGGTATCCTAAGAACATGGAGGAACTGGTGACAGTAGATGAAGTTGGAGAAGATGATTCCATTATTGAGCCAGACCTTCCTGAGCTGGAAGAGTTTGCATCCTGCCCCAAAGAGTCTGCAGAGGGAGAAACACTAGAGGAGCATATATCACCACCTATCTTGTCCGTGGAGGTCCAGGAGACTATTAACAAGAAGTCTACCCAGGAAATATCCAGTGGGGATACAAGAGACCAGGCAGAAACAATTGTAACTGAGAAAGCGGGGAATCTTTTAATAGCAACCAGTCCTGAAGAACAGAAAATTAATCCAGCGGCCCCTGAGGTACCCATCGTTGATCTTTGTGACTTCCCCAGAGAGGAATTCAAAGCTGCACTGGATGGAACATGTTTAGAGGATAAAGTAACCAACAGTGGGCCCTCAGAAGACCCAGTGGATAACCACATTAGAGTATTAGAGGACAGCAAGACCCAAGAAATAGGACAGGTTACGGAAACAATCACTAATGGGGCACAACACAACATTGGCATTCTTAACAAAGGTACTTTTCATGTGACAGATCAGATGGTTGCATAAGAAACTCGTAAAATACAGTTGTAGGAAAAACGTTTACTTAATATTTGGCATTGAACTTTTAAAGATTTCCTCAGAGGAAACATATTAAAGGGTGGGAAATATCCACAGTCTTAGAAGCATTTTCTAATTAGAGCTATAGAGGCTGCTTGTAggcaataaaatatattgtaggCATGTTTCTGATGAGGTTTTGTACATCCAGATTTGATCATAATTTAAATGCCTTTTATAGAGACTGAAGCCCCATCTCGCCATCATGAGCAAGACAAAGCTGTCAGTGAACACAGCATCCCATTGGGTAAGACAAACATTTGATTACTGTTCTCTTTGAGTGTGACTGACAATAGATACAATTATAGAGTATGTCAAATTATAGTCCATGAGGTTATTGTTTTGTCAGCAGATACCAGCTTACATGAAATAGACTGAGCAGTAGCAATAATGATGAAAATAGTATCATGTGTCTGTGGCTGGCCCAATCCCAGCCATCTTTGAGCAGGTCTATATTTAATCATGGTCACAGACACAGGTTCATGGAGTCTTGTGCGCAGTGCTCTTAGACCTAAGGATCCAGTGTTATCATGTACACCATTAGTAAGTAAGCTTTGACAACCTGTTGCATTAGCACTTTAATTGACTGGAATTGCTAGGCCACATGCTGACCTATTTCCGTGAGCAGTTTATGAAATACACCCCTGAGAGCTGAGTATTTATATTATCATTAGGGGTAGAATGACACGAACAAGCACATGACTTGGGTTGGGCCTGCTGAATGTAGACTTACATAAGCTGTGGTGCAGTATGGCAGCGACAGACCACAGTACAGACTCAAGAGCACACACATGACCTGTGTAGCTACTTCTGCTGTATGATGCAGAATGAGTGTGTGTCCAGAGGAAACTGTATCCACTGATAGGAtacaaatataacatttttttttattgttgtcacATTATTCTCAAAGGGCTTTGCTGACAgcctgatatatatatatatatatatatatatatatatatatataatctataatctatatatatagaagAAACTGTTGGAGTAAACGGTGCACACAGCGAGGTGACATTATTCAGCCTGACATTgatatgtggttaaaaaaataacaatttgaATAAATGAGAATGGCAAACCATAGTATAAATGGACAAGGCAGAAAGATGTAGAATAAactaacatttacatttttcatttttatagtaAGATGTAGTGcatcattttattaaataaattgtaatgTTGATTTAAGTACTATCACTGACGTCATCTTGATCCTGTGTTCGCTGTCTAATAGGAATGGAGTTCATCGTGCCAAGGACCGGATTCTACTGCAAACTTTGCGGACTGTTCTATACAAGCGAGGAAACTGCAAAGACGACACACTGTCGCAGTACTGTGCACTACAGGAACCTACAGGTACACACTGCACAATGACACACCAGTCCTTCATCTGGTGAGGATGACCAATACGATTTTAATCTGGGATTAGATATTTCCAGATTTTACTTAATCTTTCCTCCCTGAATTATATGAGCATGTCGATCTTCACTGAGAGATAGAgttatctgtgtgtgagtgtgtcagtgtgtatcaACTACATTCAGCATATGGAGATTATATTTTCATTACCCTTCATGATTTGTTTGCCTTATTTTGACAAAGGTTACTTCTTAATCAGTTTGTCAATTGCTTTTCTAGCTAGATTGTAATTTGTTGGAATGCACAGTgctaaaacaaattaaaacaaataatcagGGATTTAATCAGAAGAAAATTATAGTGCTACTGATATAATATGTTCTAGATTCTGAACTTCGGCAATTTAtgtcactgtaaacagtgttttgTGCTTTGTAATAGTGGTTAGACACAGTGAGCTAAAGTGGTCTctggattttttaaaacaattttttgaCCTTTTATAACCAGTTAATTGAAAAAATAACCAACTAGCTAATAAAAAATGGGAACACAAACGGATAAACACAGCAATATATACCGGCACACCATACAtcacatacacaacatacaTTGCATGTAAACTTGAAGCTGTATTAGGTTTCTGATTACTGGCCATTCAGCAGCAAGATGTCTTGCATTTTTATAGTTTCGGGCAGCACAGCTGAGGGAAGCCAGAGGAGCGACAATTCCCTTAGGTTTGATGGATTATATtccaagaagaaaaaaagttttaaacaGCTGTGCTGTCTGTCAAAGTGTGTCCTGCTGTTTAACAGCTTTACTTAAGTTCTTTTGATTATagatttctgttttactttactttctcATCAATAATACAtagtttaaattaaatacttttatATTGTTCTggctttttttcttcattttttaaacatttatttaaaaatattgattctGTTAATGACACTGCTTCAGAAATtaagcaacagaaaaacattgCCAAGTATCCAATTTTATTAGAAattaaagtttttgtt
This genomic window from Mastacembelus armatus chromosome 1, fMasArm1.2, whole genome shotgun sequence contains:
- the rbm20 gene encoding RNA-binding protein 20 isoform X1, encoding MLGKGQSSGYPHETMGEGVSVSVLPVDSADKKGPQVGGHLPGSVQAVPQQQNQQLLLTPASLQLAQLQAQLTLHRLKVAQAGNTSTAATVLNQVLSNVAMSQPLFTHLQNSAIGGNPQGAFPPGVLGFPTSNSALGALVGGGFNQNLGNMRLNHPGGGGTVGQQGTEYGKKSGSTFPCDTDRRLQYSLVGGTSVASATAGDEQYAGINTQAKNNVGFQREFYGQDMQGQQAVLSVNEQNMNVYNTTGHKEQWKGPIHVGHTGKVDVVSNTAAVWTAAGQPNRSRTELYNPEEPTPDPKFNPSSGVSTFGSSGTQGFVGYQPPHGREESVSSGTRILQPYQVNDYHAVTPTQLPHQCSICDKKVYNLKDWDQHVKGKLHLQNRMLYTNENSTVVSAGAVSYTGCRPSDGSLNPGGTNSMVYPAASQDASSGANTSYLPAAAMKTYPMSDTGFAAHQPESKPFTPRKATAGRVVHICNLPEGSCTENDVINLGLPFGKVTNYILMRSTHQAFLEMAYVEAAQAMVQYYQLTPAMINNQKLLIRMSKRYKELQLKKPGKDVQSIIQDITSQRERGEMQELQHYMPERARSRSPLSHSLSPHSHSPSFTSCSSAQSPQGVPGRGPERGSNGIGTRRGSWDWSSHLRRTEDERERDDPWRNGGSMDDDRPNGRAADRRKAYQKPLDHITSRSDERGGGGEGIRGGNRDWHPRSSPQGMSFSSYRNMEDNFYSKEQMYKSEKTPRPPYQRHDTKPKRRDGGDYHGRSRHSEFEITEQPLHRTSEEKRQISPGRGRSEKTSRKHAAPQKHGRENASGNNDRHSKEKSTSPQQNNNPKEATECSKDKETEKECESGNDTDEESWYPKNMEELVTVDEVGEDDSIIEPDLPELEEFASCPKESAEGETLEEHISPPILSVEVQETINKKSTQEISSGDTRDQAETIVTEKAGNLLIATSPEEQKINPAAPEVPIVDLCDFPREEFKAALDGTCLEDKVTNSGPSEDPVDNHIRVLEDSKTQEIGQVTETITNGAQHNIGILNKETEAPSRHHEQDKAVSEHSIPLGMEFIVPRTGFYCKLCGLFYTSEETAKTTHCRSTVHYRNLQKYLSQLAEESLSGAPAEPSPAQ
- the rbm20 gene encoding RNA-binding protein 20 isoform X2, with the protein product MAILSVSVLPVDSADKKGPQVGGHLPGSVQAVPQQQNQQLLLTPASLQLAQLQAQLTLHRLKVAQAGNTSTAATVLNQVLSNVAMSQPLFTHLQNSAIGGNPQGAFPPGVLGFPTSNSALGALVGGGFNQNLGNMRLNHPGGGGTVGQQGTEYGKKSGSTFPCDTDRRLQYSLVGGTSVASATAGDEQYAGINTQAKNNVGFQREFYGQDMQGQQAVLSVNEQNMNVYNTTGHKEQWKGPIHVGHTGKVDVVSNTAAVWTAAGQPNRSRTELYNPEEPTPDPKFNPSSGVSTFGSSGTQGFVGYQPPHGREESVSSGTRILQPYQVNDYHAVTPTQLPHQCSICDKKVYNLKDWDQHVKGKLHLQNRMLYTNENSTVVSAGAVSYTGCRPSDGSLNPGGTNSMVYPAASQDASSGANTSYLPAAAMKTYPMSDTGFAAHQPESKPFTPRKATAGRVVHICNLPEGSCTENDVINLGLPFGKVTNYILMRSTHQAFLEMAYVEAAQAMVQYYQLTPAMINNQKLLIRMSKRYKELQLKKPGKDVQSIIQDITSQRERGEMQELQHYMPERARSRSPLSHSLSPHSHSPSFTSCSSAQSPQGVPGRGPERGSNGIGTRRGSWDWSSHLRRTEDERERDDPWRNGGSMDDDRPNGRAADRRKAYQKPLDHITSRSDERGGGGEGIRGGNRDWHPRSSPQGMSFSSYRNMEDNFYSKEQMYKSEKTPRPPYQRHDTKPKRRDGGDYHGRSRHSEFEITEQPLHRTSEEKRQISPGRGRSEKTSRKHAAPQKHGRENASGNNDRHSKEKSTSPQQNNNPKEATECSKDKETEKECESGNDTDEESWYPKNMEELVTVDEVGEDDSIIEPDLPELEEFASCPKESAEGETLEEHISPPILSVEVQETINKKSTQEISSGDTRDQAETIVTEKAGNLLIATSPEEQKINPAAPEVPIVDLCDFPREEFKAALDGTCLEDKVTNSGPSEDPVDNHIRVLEDSKTQEIGQVTETITNGAQHNIGILNKETEAPSRHHEQDKAVSEHSIPLGMEFIVPRTGFYCKLCGLFYTSEETAKTTHCRSTVHYRNLQKYLSQLAEESLSGAPAEPSPAQ
- the rbm20 gene encoding RNA-binding protein 20 isoform X3, producing MSQPLFTHLQNSAIGGNPQGAFPPGVLGFPTSNSALGALVGGGFNQNLGNMRLNHPGGGGTVGQQGTEYGKKSGSTFPCDTDRRLQYSLVGGTSVASATAGDEQYAGINTQAKNNVGFQREFYGQDMQGQQAVLSVNEQNMNVYNTTGHKEQWKGPIHVGHTGKVDVVSNTAAVWTAAGQPNRSRTELYNPEEPTPDPKFNPSSGVSTFGSSGTQGFVGYQPPHGREESVSSGTRILQPYQVNDYHAVTPTQLPHQCSICDKKVYNLKDWDQHVKGKLHLQNRMLYTNENSTVVSAGAVSYTGCRPSDGSLNPGGTNSMVYPAASQDASSGANTSYLPAAAMKTYPMSDTGFAAHQPESKPFTPRKATAGRVVHICNLPEGSCTENDVINLGLPFGKVTNYILMRSTHQAFLEMAYVEAAQAMVQYYQLTPAMINNQKLLIRMSKRYKELQLKKPGKDVQSIIQDITSQRERGEMQELQHYMPERARSRSPLSHSLSPHSHSPSFTSCSSAQSPQGVPGRGPERGSNGIGTRRGSWDWSSHLRRTEDERERDDPWRNGGSMDDDRPNGRAADRRKAYQKPLDHITSRSDERGGGGEGIRGGNRDWHPRSSPQGMSFSSYRNMEDNFYSKEQMYKSEKTPRPPYQRHDTKPKRRDGGDYHGRSRHSEFEITEQPLHRTSEEKRQISPGRGRSEKTSRKHAAPQKHGRENASGNNDRHSKEKSTSPQQNNNPKEATECSKDKETEKECESGNDTDEESWYPKNMEELVTVDEVGEDDSIIEPDLPELEEFASCPKESAEGETLEEHISPPILSVEVQETINKKSTQEISSGDTRDQAETIVTEKAGNLLIATSPEEQKINPAAPEVPIVDLCDFPREEFKAALDGTCLEDKVTNSGPSEDPVDNHIRVLEDSKTQEIGQVTETITNGAQHNIGILNKETEAPSRHHEQDKAVSEHSIPLGMEFIVPRTGFYCKLCGLFYTSEETAKTTHCRSTVHYRNLQKYLSQLAEESLSGAPAEPSPAQ